Genomic DNA from Acidimicrobiales bacterium:
GATCGGCCAGGAGGCCGGCGTGACCTACGTCGATGTCCTGCGAGACGACGACCTTCCCGGGGAGCCCGGTGACGCCGAACACTCCTGGCTCGGCCTGATGGTGTTCGACTACCTCACGATGACCGATGCCCTTGGCGGCGACTCCTCGGCCATTGCCGCCCTCGACGTGCGCAATGTCGCACCTGACGAAGCGACGTACCCCCAATGAACGACAATGGTGAGGTCCACAAGATGATCCGGCCCGGTGAGCTGCTCCGCCTCGAACACGTCACGTGCTCCTACGGCGAAGGCCCGGTGTTGCGCGACATCGATTTCACGATCGGCGATCACCAATTCACCGGCATCGTGGGCCCATCGGGCTCGGGCAAGACCACCCTGCTCAAGGTGTTGCTCGGCACCATGCGGCCCGTGCACGGCGAGGTATACCGCACACCGGGTCTCGGGATCGGCTACGTGCCGCAGGTCGAAACGGTCGACTGGAGCTTCCCACTCACGGTGTCGGAGTGCGTGTTGTTGGCCAGCCCCGGGAATCGTCGGCTCCCGTGGCCGAGCCGGGCCGAGCGAGCTGCGGCCCGAGACGTCATGGATCGCCTCGGCATCGGTGCGCTGGCCGATCGGCACATTCGCGAGCTGTCCGGTGGTCAGCAGCAGCGCATGTTCATCGCTCGGGCATTGCTCGGACAGCCGCAGCTGCTCGTGATGGACGAGCCGACCTCGGGTGTCGACGTCAAGACTCGTCACGAGGTGCTCCATCTCCTGGCCGATCTGAACGCCGATGGCCTCGCGGTGGTCCTGACCACGCATGATCTCAACGGCATGGCGTCACACCTCCCACATCTGGTGTGTATGAACACCTCGATCGTCGCCAGCGGTGCTCCGGCCGACGTCCTCACCTCGGAGGTCATGGAGGCAACGTTCGGGGCGGCGATGGAGGTCTTCGACTACAGCGGTCATCGGGTCGTGATCGACCTCGCCGACACCGCACCGATCATTCCGCTGATGCGTGACGCACGATGAGGAGCCGCAGATGATCGAGGAACTGGTTCGCCCCTTCGAGTTCGAGTTCTTTCGCAACGGCCTCATCGTGGCCACGCTGGCCGGTGCTCTGTGCGGGATGATCGGCGTCTACGTGGTTCTCAAGGGCATGAGCTACATCGGGCATGGATTGTCACACGCGATCTTCGGTGGGTTTGCGATCAGCGCGTTGATCGGCGTCAACTTCGTGCTCGGGGCCGGGGTTTGGGGTGTTGCCTCTGCGCTCGCCATCAACGGCGTGACCCGTCGTCGGGTCATCGGGGCCGATGCCGCGATCGGCGTGATCACCACGGCGTCGTTTGCGCTTGGTCTCGCTCTCTTCGCCATCTTCGGTCGCCAGGGGAGGAGCTTCGAAGCGGCGTTGTTCGGCAGCATCCTCGGCGTCGACTACGACGACGTGGTGGCGGTCGCCGTCGTCACACTGGCCGTCATGGTGGTGGTCTTCTTCGGCTACCGCCAGCTGCTGTTCACCACGTTCGACCCCGACGTCGCCGAATCTTCTGGCATCTCGACCGCACGGGTCGACGCTCTGCTGATGGTCGTGCTGTCGGCATCGATCCTCGTCAGCATGCAGGTGCTCGGCGTCACGCTGATCGCCGCCACCCTCGCCATCCCCGCATCGATCGCCCGGATGCTCACCAACTCGTTCCGCGACATGTTGTTCCTGGCCACCGGCATTGGAGCCGTCACCGGCTTCGTCGGGATGAATCTCAGCTACCACCTCGACATCCAGTCCGGTCCGACCATCGTGCTCGTCGGGGCGATCGGGTTCGCCGCGGTCTACCTGGTCTCGGGGTCACGAACCCGCAGCCGCCTCGCGGGAATCGATCATCACTGACGCTGCGTCCGCTATGTCCGGACATTTGGGACCTTCGGCCGTGCGCATCCACGGGCCCCGTCGCCACACTGGAGCCATGACCGTCATCGATGTGTATGCCGATATCTGGTGTCCGTTCACCCACGTTGGACTCAAGCGATTGGTCGAGCAGCGAGCTGCTCGCGGTGACGGGGTGACGCTGCGAGTGCGTCCGTGGCCCCTCGAACTGGTCAACGGCAAACCCATGGACGCCCACTTCATCGGCGAGGAAGTCGATGATCTACGGGAGCAGGCCGCCGGCGACCTGTTCAGCGGATTCGACGTCGAGGCCTTTCCGACGACCACCCTGCCGGCACTGGCGCTGGTCGAATCGGCCTACCGCATCGGCGATGCCGAGGGTGAGCGACTCAGCCTCGCACTACGAGACGCCCTGTTCGAAGAGGGACGAGACATCAGCGATCCGCACGTGCTCAACACGATCGCGGACGCCGCCGGTCTGCCGCCGGCGATCCCGGCCGACACCGAGGCCGTCCTGGCCGAGTGGGAGCAGGGCAAGGAGCGTGGCGTGGTCGGTTCACCGCACTTCTTCACCGAGCATGGTGCGTTCTTCTGTCCGGCGCTCGACATCAAGCGAGTAGACGGCCACCTCCGCATTGCGCCCGACCTCCCAGCATTCGAGACCTTTGTCGAGGCGTGTTTCGCCTGAAGCCTGCTGTCAGTCAGCTGCCGACGTTCGCCGACGAGCGGCCGCTCCACCATGCCCACACGGCGAGCAGCGTGAAAAGCACGAACCAGACGACGGGATTGGTCGCCCAACGGAGCAGGAAGTCGGCTGCTGGTCGCGTCCGCTCGAAGCGACGAGCCGATTCGGTCGCCGAGGTGAGTGCGAGTGAGACGCCGGCAGCACCGAGGCCGGTGTAGGCCGCAGACCGGGCGATGACCGGCAACATGGCCCGCAGGCCCGAGCGACCGGTCGTCATCTGTTCGATCAAGACCGCCACCGATGCGCCGAGCCCGAACGCCACCGCGAACTGGCCGAGCGGCCGTAGCCCGAGCCATGAGGATCCGGCCAAGTCGGGACGAAGCCGAAGAAGACTCGACCAGGACTTGTCGGTCGTCGCGGTGACCGCGGCGAAGCCGAGCGCGGCGATCGATCCGGTCACCACCTGGAGCAGCGCGGGTGCGACGCCCCCGACCAGGGTGGCCATGGCGATGCCGACGACGCCGAGATGGCGCTCGTACGCCGACGCGATGACCGTGACGTTGAGGGTCTCGTTGCCCGACCCCCACTCGTAGAGCAGGGCGACGATGAGGGTGATCAGCGCCGCCAGTCGGCTGGTGCTCGCCGCCCGAGCGTCGGTAGCGATCGCCGCTCGCCAAGTGACCGCCGGTCGATCGTGCCGCATGCAGTGAAACTACTGCAGCCGCGGGGCCGAAGCGGGCACCTCGGTGAGCGACGAAACGTGGTCAGTGAGTGAGTTCCTGGAGCGGTGGAGCGAAGGTTCCGAATCCGTCGAGGTCGTCGTGAAGGAAGCGGCGTTGTGTGCCGGGATCACAGGCGACGAGGCCGGTCACGGTCTCGACGATCGCGGCGACCCGTCGCAACATGTCGAGCGCTGTGGCGTCGTCGACTGGTCCGGCGGGCGCCGACAGGTGAAGGGTCCCAGCGTCGAGGGTCAGCGTGAGCCCGTGTTCGGACTCGAGGTAGGAGGGGCCGCCGTCGATCGTGGTGTGCTCCAGCGTCGGCATCTCGATGCCGAGGCGATCACCGATACGGGCCCACATCACCAGCGCTCGGTCCGACGGCTCGGTAGGCGAGCGACGGTCGACCAGACGATGAGCAGGGTCGGCCCCATCCACGGAACGAGGCAGGAAGGTCAGTTCGAATCGCACAGGGGCTCCGCGGGTCGAGGGAGGCGAGTGGTCATGTCATCGGCTCGATGGACGAGTTCCTGAAGGAGAAGTGGTCCGTCGGTGCTCGGGTAGTCTCGACGACCATGTCGACGTTGCGACCTGCTGGATCGGGCCGAGAGGCCAGGGCTCTCGCCTTCGTGCGGACGATCGCGTCGCCCCGCTCGGCCTTGGTGCTGACGTCCGACGCCGTCCTGCCCGGCGACTGGCCGATCGGTGAAGCGACACCGGAGGCCAACCTCGGTCACGCTCTCGGTTGGACCGCCGAGGTGCGCCGTCACGACCTCGTCCTGCTGAACCCGCTGGGCGAGGGCATCGTCAAGGCGGCGCTGCCCGATCTCTCGGTCGAGTGGCTGAGCAATGTCCGTCACGACGGCAGTTGCGCGATCTATCTTGCGCCCTCCGACCACGACGCCGAGTTTGCTGAGCTGGCCATCTCGGCGGCCGCCGCAGCGGGTGAGCTCCGAGCCGCCACCGTGCGCACGGCGGTCGCCGACGACTACGGCAAGACCGATCCGGTGGGGCGCAATCAGCCGTGTCCTTGTGGCTCGGGGAAGAAGTACAAGCACTGTCACGGGTGACAGGTGTGGCGGTCACCGTGGCAGGTGTGGCGGTCACGGGTGACAGGTGAGCGCTTTTGCTGTCCGGCGACTTTTCGGGCTACGACAGTGTAAGTCTGACAACGGAGTGAAGCCGATGACGATCACCGAAGCATCTAGCCCCGCCGCCCGTGACGACGCCAACCCCACCGAACATTTCGATGTCCTCATCGTGGGCGCCGGCATCTCTGGTGTTGGTGGTGCCTACCACCTGACCAAGCAACGTCCCGAGACATCGTTCGTGGTACTCGAGAACCAGGGCTCGTTCGGCGGGACCTGGCGAACGCACACCTATCCGGGCATCCGTTCCGACAGCGATCTGTACACGTTCGGGTACCGGTTCAAGCCGTGGACCAGCGCCCCGATCGCCACCGCCGACGAGATCCTCAAATACATGGGCGAGGTGATCGACGAGAACGATCTCGGCCAGTACATCCGCTACGGCCACACCATCACCGCTGCGTCGTGGAGCGAAGCCGACAAGCAGTGGACCATCGAGGCCACGACCACCGACGGCCCCAAGCGGTTCACGGCCAAGTTCTTGTGGATGTGCCAGGGCTACTACCGCCATTCCGAGGGCTACACACCGACCTGGCCGGGCATGGATCGTTTTCAGGGAACGATCGTGCACCCGCAAACCTGGCCCGACGACCTCGACTACGCAGGCAAGAACGTGGTCGTGATCGGCTCCGGGGCCACCGCTGCCACGTTGATCCCGGCCATGGCCGACGACGTCGAGCACATCACGATGCTGCAGCGGTCGCCCACCTACTTCTTCACCGGGCGCAACGCCAACGAACTCGCCGACACCCTGCGCGAACTCGACATCGACGAGACCTGGATCCACGAGATCGTTCGCCGCAAGATCCTCCACGACGGGGCGATGGTCGCCAAGGCTTCGTTCGAGGCGCCCGAGATGGTCAAGCAGGAGCTGTTCACCGCCATCAAGGAAGTGATGGGCGAGGACTACGATCTGTCGCCACACTTCACCCCCAAGTACCTGCCGTGGCGCCAGCGCATCGCGTTCGTCCCCGACGGTGACCTGTTCAAAGGCATCAAGAGCGGCAAGGCCTCGGTGGTCACCGACGAGATCGACACCTTCACCGAGAAGGGCATCGCGCTCAAGTCCGGCGAGGAGCTCGAGGCCGACATCATCATCACGGCCACCGGCTTCAACCTGAACGTGCTCGGCGACATCGCCTTCAACATCGACGGCGAGCCGCTCAACTTCGCCGACACGGTCACCTATCACGGCACCATGTTCACCCGCATTCCCAACATGGCCTGGGTCTTCGGGTACTTCCGTGCCAGCTGGACCCTGCGGGCCGAGCTCATCGCCGACTTCGTCATCCGTCTGCTCCAGCACATGGACGACAAGGGCGCTGCGGTCGTCGAGCCGAAACTCGGTGAGGCCGAGGCCGACATGAAGCTCCTGCCCTGGGTCGATCCGGAGAACTTCAACCCCGGCTACATCAACCGGGGGCTGCACCTGTTGCCCCATCAGGGTGATCGTGAGCCGTGGCGTCACATGCAGGACTACATGACCGAGAAGGACATCCTCCCCAACGTCGACTTCGACGCCGGGGGCCTCGAGTTCCGCTGAACCTCAGCGCCGGGGCGGTCGACCGGTGGTGACGAACGACAGCGACTCGGCCACGGTGCTCGCTGTGAACCGCTCCCGTCGGGGCGAGTGAACGAAACGGGCGGTGGCGGCGAGTGGGAGCGGTGACCCGATGGTCGCCGCTTCTTCGCGTGCGGCCTGTGTGGTCTTGATCAGATGGGCGACCACGATGAACGAGCCGCCACGGTCGTCCATCGCGGCGCGTGCCAGTCGGTCGGCGTAGGCGTCGAGGTCGGTCGCCGGGTCGAGTGCCTCGGCCACGACCGGCAGCTGCTCCGCCTCGCCGATCAGCTCGACAGCTTGGCGCGGTGTTGTTGCAGCTTGACGCTGTGTTGTCGCAGCTTGGCGCTGTGTTGTTGCAGCTTGGCGCTGTGTTGTTGCAGCTTGACGCTGTGTTGTTGCAGCTTGACGCTGTGCCCTTCCCGTGTCGAACGCCAGCCACGCAGTGAACAGGGCCAATCGTGCCGTGTGTGGTCCCGGGTCGTGCTGCCACGCCCACCGGGCCGCACGGGCGTAGGTGAGGCCGTGCGTGATGTCGAGCCAGCCGAAGGACGTCGGGTGGATCCCCGACTCCCGGGACACGTCGTGGGTGAGCAGCCGATGCGAGACCGCAAGGCTCACCGCATCGAGCAACCCTTCGACGCCGCCACCCCGCACGATGGCGTCGGCTGCGAGCTCGATGGGTGGGGTCGTGGCCTCGTACAGCTGGAGCGCCAGCTCGTCAGGGCTCCAACCGTCGGCTCGTGTCGATCCGGCATCGGCCAGCGAGTCGAGGTCGATGTGCTCGAGTTGGCGCATCGCCTTGGTCATGTAGGGCAGGACGTCCTCACGAGTGCCGGTCGCGATGCCGACGGCGAGGTGGGGGAGCAGCTCGGGCGCCCGCTCCCAGCCCACCCGTTCCAAGAGCTCGAACGCCTTCTGCGTGTAGATCGCCCCGTGCCCATAATCGAGATGGTGCCTGCTCACGGCCTCGATGAACTGATGGCGGACGGTCGCGCGGTCGGCGCCGTCCTCGATCAATCCCAGCGTGGCTGCCATCGACGACTCGACCTGCTCGGCCTCGATGCTGGCGATGAGGTCCAGCGTCGAGTCGGGGGCGGGGAGCGCTCGGGCCGGACGGTCGCGTGAGGTCTCGGCGATGCCGGCCAGACCCTGCACCAACGGAAGTGCACGGTCGTCACCGTTCCACAGCTCGGCGAGGTGGAGGCAGTCGGCGGCCATGGCCATGGCGTGCCCCGGTCCGTAGTCGTTGCGAGGGGCATCGATCGCAACGCCTTCCCACATGATGTCGGCGGGTGCTGCCTCGTTGATCATCAGTCGGATGGCGTCGCGGGCGATCTGGCCTCGGTAGTCCTTGAGGACGCCGGAGCGAAGGCTCGGCCACAGCCGAGCTCGTGCTTCTTCGTTGGTCGGTTCGACCAGCGTGACCGCTACCTGACCCTCGGTGTCGATGTCGACCCGATGACAGGGGACGTCTTCCTCGCCCATGACGCACACACCATCGGCAACTCGGAACTTCCAGTTGTGCCACTGGCAGGTGACGACCGCACCATCGGACGTAGTGCCGTCGGAAGCGATGCTGTCGGAAGTGGTGCTGTCGGGGGCGGCGCCGTGGGGGTCGTCGTCGAGATCGAGGGAACCGGTCGTCAGGCCGTACCCCTGATGGGGGCAGGCATTGTCGAGTGCGTAGACCCCTTTCGATGTTCGGATCACGGCGATGGCGCGCTCGCCGACCGTCGCCATGCGCATCTCCCCGACCTCCAGCTCGTCGATGTGGCCGACCACCTGCCGATTTACCGAAGTCATGACTTGCATATTTCCCGGCTCATCTGATTTCGTCAAGCCTTTCCTTTCGAAAATGTCCTATGCTGGTGCGATGCCGCTTTCCGACGAAGATCCCAAGCGTCGCATCGTCCACCGGCTGAAGCGGGCCGACGCGATGACGGCGGTGGAACTGGCCTCGGACTTCGGGGTGACGCCCACCGCGATCCGACAACACCTCGAGCAGCTCGAAGCTGCAGGGCTCGTGCGCCGCGCCGAGCCCAGCGAGCCGAGCGGCCGTGGCCGGCCGGCCGTGCGATTCGTACTCACCGAGCTCGCCGCCGAGCTGTTCCCCGACCGCCACAGCGATCTCACGATCGAACTCATCGAGTCGATTCGTACTGCGATCGGCGAGCCGGCGCTCGATGCCGTGATCACCAAGCGATCCGAGCGGCAGGAGGCGGCGTATCGGGAACGGTTGGGGGAGTCGCCCGTGGCGATCCGAGCGTCGCGTCTGGCCGAGGTCCGCTCGGCCGAGGGCTACATGGCCGAGATCATCGACGGCGACGACGGCTCGTTGACCCTGGTGGAGCACCACTGTCCGATCTGCGATGCGGCCAGCGTCTGCCAGGCGCTGTGTCGCGACGAGCAGCGGGTGTTCGCTGCGCTGTTCGCCGACGTTGCCACGGTCGAGCGAACCTCACATTTGCTGGCCGGTGACACCCGCTGCGCCTATCGGATCCGACCGATCCCCCCGCCGGCGCCGTAAGGTCTGGGCATGGGCGAGAACGACCGGCATCGAGGCGACCAGAACACCGAAGACGCTCAGATGGTCGCGTCGCCCGAACCCAAGCGGTCGCTGCAACGGCGGCTGGTGATCGGGTTGATCTCGCTGGTCGCACTGGCGTTGCTGGTGATGCTGACCGGGGCCATCGTGCCGCGCTGGTGGGCCACCCGCATCGGCAATATCGTCGACAAGCGACTGACCGTGGGCTCGTTCGTCGGAATCGCCGTCGGTGGACTCTTCACGCTTGTCCCGCTGCTCATCCTGTGGATCGGCTGGCGGGTGCGGAAGACTTTCCGTCGTTGGCTGATCGTGCTTGCGCTGGCAATCATCGTGGCCTTCCCCAACCTGGCCACACTCGGCATCTGGACCGGCACCGGGTCGGGTGCCGACATCGCCCGTCGGGATCTCGGGACCGAAGCCCCGGGGTTCCTGGGCGGCACGCTCTTCGGCGTGATCCTTGGCGCCGTGACCGCGCTGGTGCTCATGTACCTGTCGTTCTCGCGCCGCCGGAACAAACAGCTGGCACGCGATCTCAAGGCCCAGATCCGAGCCCACGGACCGATCGACGACGAGCGCTGACGTCGAAGCTCAGGCGGCAGCAGTTCGCAGCGCAGCGTCGTTCTCGACGTCGCGCCAGTTGGATGGACGTGGGTAGGACCGACGGGCCCACGGCGGGGGATTGAACGGACGCCAGTCGTCGATCGGCTGCATGAGGCGATCGCTGATGGCGGCGATCACCGCCGGGTTGTGGCCGAGGCCGCTGTGGCTGCCCTTGACCTCGATGTTCTCCGCCATCGGCCCCACCGTCTCGAGACACTGCCACCAACGAGCGATGCCGTCGGTGCGGGAGTAGATCGCGGTCGACGGCACCGGCAGCGGTGCCTGGTCGGGCCCGGTGAGGGCCTCGAGTTCCTTGACATGGAACGGCTTCATCCGGTCGTAGAGGTCGGAGGCTGCACTGCGGGACTGCTCGTCGATGCGGAAGGGGCTGCCGAGGGTGATGACCTGGCGAACCGAGTCGGGAGCCGTGCGGGCGAGCTGGCGTGCGTAGATCCCACCGAGGCTCCAGCCGATGATGCTCACCGGGCGATCGTGGCGATCGTGGAGCAGCTGGAGACGCTCGGCCATGCCGTCGATGATGCGCTGCGTGGGGCCGATGTTGCGGCCGAGTCCCCAGCCATGGGTCCAGTAGCCCTGGCTGCGGAGCACCGAACGGAGTGCGATGCTCGAGCGGTCGCTGCCCATGAAGCCCGGCAGGACCAGCACCGGGTGTTCGTCGCCACGCCCGGCGAGGCGCAGCAGTGGCGAGGCGGCGACCATCGCCCCCATCTCGAAGATCGCCCGAGACTCGAGCACGGTCAAGAGGGTGTGGGGTGCCGCTTGTCGGGATCGCTCACTGGATGCCATCGCCCGACCGTAGTCGACGCGTCAGGCCGAGAGCAGCTTGACCCTCCGCAGCGAGCCGACGTTCGCTGGATCCGACAACGCCTCCAGTGCGAGCTCGAAGTCGGGGACGGCGTACACCGAGCCGTCGTCGTCGATCATGACGAAGCGATCGAGCCGGGCGAGGAAGGTGCGGTCGTGGCTGACGGCGATCACCGTGCCCTGGAACCCGTCGAGTGCCTTCTCCAACGCCTCGGAGGACTCGATGTCGAGGTTGTCGGTCGGTTCGTCGAGGAGCAGCACGTTGTGGCCCTCCAGCTCGAGTCCGAGGATCTCGAGCCGGGCCTTCTGCCCACCCGACAAGGTCTCGAACGCCTGCCGGGCGTGCGCGGCCAATCCGTAGCGGGCGAGCGACTTCATGGCCCGCTCGTCGTCGGCGACTCGCTCTCGGGTGATGTCAAAGGCTTCGCGTCCGACGAAGTCCGGGCGATCGTTGATCTGGGTGAACACCCCAACCGAGGTGCGAGGACCGAGGGCGATCGTGCCCTCGTCGGGCGGCAACTCGCCGGCGAGGGCACGCAGGAGGTGGCTCTTGCCGGTGCCGTTGGGGCCGATCAGGCCAACCCGCTCGCCGAAGTAGACCTCGTCGGAGAACGGCAGGAAGAGGTCGCCAACCGACAGGTCGTCCATCTTCACGACGCGCCGGGCCGAGTCGGCGCCGCGCAGATTCACGTAGATGTGTTGGTCGGGGACCAGCGGCGGGGGAGGGCCGGCGGCGACGAAGCGCTCCCATCGGGTCTCCGCGGCGTTCGCCTTGGTGGCGTTCTTGAAGTTCTGCGCCGCCCGTTGCTTCATCACCTTCATGTGATGGAAGAGGCGGCGCTCCTCGTCGGTCCAACGCTTGAGCGCGTCGCCGAGCAGCTCCTGCCGACGGGCGCGTGCCTCGGGGAACGTGGTGTACGAGCCGCCATGCACCCAGCAGCCCGAGCCTTCGATCACGACGATCTTCGTGGCGACACGTTCGAGGAGCGATCGGTCGTGGCTCACCATCAAGATCGTGCTCCGGCAGGCGATGAGCTGTTCCTCGAGCCAGACCCGAGTGGGGATGTCGAGGTAGTTGTCCGGCTCGTCGAGGAGCAGGATGTCGGCCCCCGAGTTGAGCAGCAGGTCGAGGACCAGGCGCTTGCGCTCGCCGCCGGACAACTCCCCGACGAGGCGGGTCGAGAAGTCGGCCACGGGCGTCTTCACGCTGCGGGCGGCCGACGCCGCCCACTGGGCTTCGAGCTCGTAGCCGCCGAGGTCGCCCCAATCGGTGAGCGCCTCGGCGTACTTCATGCCGTCGTCCGTACCGTCGATCATCGCCTTCTCGGCGGCGACGAGCGCTCGCCCGGCCTGGCGGAGCTCGGGGAGTGCGACCTCGATCAGCATCTCCCGCAGGCTCGTGTCGGGGCTCGACATCCCGACGTCTTGGGTCATGGTGAGGACGGTGCCGCTGAGCGAGAACTCACCGGCGTCGGGCTCGAGTTCTCCCGACAGGATGCGGAGAATCGTCGACTTGCCAACGCCGTTGGCCCCGACGAGGGCCGCGTGATCACCGGGCGCCACGCCGAAACTGATGTCGAAGAACAACGAATCGCCACCGGGCGGGGCGTAGTCGAGGTCGGAGATGACGATGCTGCTCACGATGAATCTTTCCTCGGTTCGGCCCCTCTGGGCCGAGGGCTGACGGTGGCTCATGGCGGCCTCCGGCGTGACGAAGCTACCGATGATGCGGAGCAACGGAGCCAATTTCTATCGAATGGCGACCGACGCCCTGGCCGAAGCGTTCGCCATCGAAGACGTCGATGGCCGGCTGGTGTGGGCGAACAATGCCGCGTCCACCATGCTGGCCGACCTCACCGGCGGCCGGCGTCTGTGCGAGGGCGACCTGATCAGGGAGTACTTCCCGCAGGTCTTCGACGAAGCCGGCAATGCCTGCGACGAGAGCCAAACCATGCAGCGGTTGGCACTCGACACGAACGCGACACACGACAATGTCATCCGGGGCGCCGAGACGGCCTCGGGGATGCGTTGGTTCAGCTGCCGATCGGTGCCGATGAGCGACCCGCTCACCGGCGAGCGATGCGTGGTGCATTCGCTCACCGAGGTCACCGAGCAGCGCCGGCTGCAGGCTGAACTGGAGCGCCACGAGCGTCATCTCCAGCTGGCGCTCGAGTACGGCCCGATCGGGATGGCGGTGGTCTCCGGCGATGGGCGTTTCACCGAGGCGAATCCGGCCTTCTGTCGCCTGGTCGGTTGGGACCGCGAACAACTGATCGGCGGTCCGATCCGCAGCATCACGCACCGGGACGACTTCGTTGCCGTCGAGGCGATGGCTCGGCGGACCCTGTCGGGCGGCCATGAGAGCTTTCAGATCGAGATGCGATTCGTGGGGCGCGACGGGACGCCGATCCCGGTGCGGGCAGTGGTTGCGCTCGTCGGTGAGGCCAAGGGCGCACACAACTTCATGATGCAGTGCGTCGACATCACCGCCCAGAAGCGGGTGGAGGCGGCACAGATCGAGGCGCTGCGCAAAGAACGGCAACTGGTGAGTGACCTGCGAGAGGTCGAGCGGCTTCGGGCCGACTTCGTCGCCACCGCCTCACACGAACTCCGTACTCCTCTGGTGAGCCTGCTCGGGTTCTGTGAGCTGATGGCCGAGGAACTCGACGGTGCCGCCTCGGTCGCCGAACTCCGGCCGCTGGTCGAATCGGCAACCCGCAACGGTCATCGCCTCCAGCAGTTGATCGATGACCTGTTGGCTATCGCACAGATCGAGGCAGGCGGGATGAACCGTCGCTTCGACCCGGTCAGTGTGGCAAGTCTCGTCGGCAGCGTCGGTGAGTTGATGGCCGTCATCGCGCGGCGAGAGCACGTCGACCTCGACCTCGATGTCGGTGACGAGGTCGGCTGGGTCATCGGCGACGCCGAGCAGCTCGAGCGAGTGCTGTTGAACATCGTCGGCAACGCCGTCAAGTTCACCCCGGCCGGTGGACGGGTGCGGCTGTCGGCGACGACCAGTCCGCAGGCAATGGACGAGGTCGTGCTCGAAGTCGAAGACACCGGCATCGGCATTCCGCTGGCCGAACAGGACCAACTCTTCACCCGGTTCTACCGATCGTCGACCGCACGAGCGGCGGCAGTGGCGGGTACAGGACTCGGATTGGCCATCGCCGCCGAGATCGTCGACGCGCACGACGGCAGCATCGCGGTGA
This window encodes:
- a CDS encoding ABC-F family ATP-binding cassette domain-containing protein, whose product is MSSIVISDLDYAPPGGDSLFFDISFGVAPGDHAALVGANGVGKSTILRILSGELEPDAGEFSLSGTVLTMTQDVGMSSPDTSLREMLIEVALPELRQAGRALVAAEKAMIDGTDDGMKYAEALTDWGDLGGYELEAQWAASAARSVKTPVADFSTRLVGELSGGERKRLVLDLLLNSGADILLLDEPDNYLDIPTRVWLEEQLIACRSTILMVSHDRSLLERVATKIVVIEGSGCWVHGGSYTTFPEARARRQELLGDALKRWTDEERRLFHHMKVMKQRAAQNFKNATKANAAETRWERFVAAGPPPPLVPDQHIYVNLRGADSARRVVKMDDLSVGDLFLPFSDEVYFGERVGLIGPNGTGKSHLLRALAGELPPDEGTIALGPRTSVGVFTQINDRPDFVGREAFDITRERVADDERAMKSLARYGLAAHARQAFETLSGGQKARLEILGLELEGHNVLLLDEPTDNLDIESSEALEKALDGFQGTVIAVSHDRTFLARLDRFVMIDDDGSVYAVPDFELALEALSDPANVGSLRRVKLLSA
- a CDS encoding ATP-binding protein; translation: MMRSNGANFYRMATDALAEAFAIEDVDGRLVWANNAASTMLADLTGGRRLCEGDLIREYFPQVFDEAGNACDESQTMQRLALDTNATHDNVIRGAETASGMRWFSCRSVPMSDPLTGERCVVHSLTEVTEQRRLQAELERHERHLQLALEYGPIGMAVVSGDGRFTEANPAFCRLVGWDREQLIGGPIRSITHRDDFVAVEAMARRTLSGGHESFQIEMRFVGRDGTPIPVRAVVALVGEAKGAHNFMMQCVDITAQKRVEAAQIEALRKERQLVSDLREVERLRADFVATASHELRTPLVSLLGFCELMAEELDGAASVAELRPLVESATRNGHRLQQLIDDLLAIAQIEAGGMNRRFDPVSVASLVGSVGELMAVIARREHVDLDLDVGDEVGWVIGDAEQLERVLLNIVGNAVKFTPAGGRVRLSATTSPQAMDEVVLEVEDTGIGIPLAEQDQLFTRFYRSSTARAAAVAGTGLGLAIAAEIVDAHDGSIAVTSRPGEGSTFTIRLPRSPIKQADWSI
- a CDS encoding alpha/beta hydrolase, which translates into the protein MASSERSRQAAPHTLLTVLESRAIFEMGAMVAASPLLRLAGRGDEHPVLVLPGFMGSDRSSIALRSVLRSQGYWTHGWGLGRNIGPTQRIIDGMAERLQLLHDRHDRPVSIIGWSLGGIYARQLARTAPDSVRQVITLGSPFRIDEQSRSAASDLYDRMKPFHVKELEALTGPDQAPLPVPSTAIYSRTDGIARWWQCLETVGPMAENIEVKGSHSGLGHNPAVIAAISDRLMQPIDDWRPFNPPPWARRSYPRPSNWRDVENDAALRTAAA